The stretch of DNA GATTGGAGAATCTCCAGAAACCTTGCCAATTCCTGTGAATTTTTCATCAAATACAATTTGGTCATAGATCTCATCACATATTATGTACAAGTCATGTTCGTTTGCAATGTCCACTAGCTGTTTTAGCGATTTTTCTGAAAATACAGCGCCTGTTGGATTGTTTGGCGAAATTAAACAAATTGCGACTGTTTTTGGCGTTATCTTTGATTTGATATCGTCAATGTCTGGTGTTGAATTCTTCAAATCCACTGCAAATTCTACTGGCTTGCCTCCATGCAGTCTGACATAGGATGCATATGGAGGATAATATGGTCCTGGTAAGAGTACTTCGTCGCCTTCTTCCACAATTGAAGACATTACCATGTCTAGTGCTTCCGATACTCCGTTTGTAACCAAAATATCGTCCGCAGATACAGACAGGCCTTTTGCTTTTTCCTTTAGTGCAATTTCCTCTCGTAGTTCTGGCAGTCCTTCGGATTGTGCATAATAGTTGTGGCCTTCATTGATTGATCTTATCATTGCCTCTTTGACATTTGTTGGAGGCTGAAACCCATATTGGATTGGATCACCAATATTCAGGTATGTTATTTTTTTTCCCTGTTTTTCGACTTGACGTGCGGCAATTACAATATCACGAATTGCATATTCTACTCCTGCTACTTTTTTTGATATTTTCAAGGGCAGCTAGACAGATATTTAGCCCCGTTAAAGTGCTTTTGGACTCGTAGCACAGTCTGGATAGTGCGGGCGGCTTCGGACCGCCAGGTCGAGGGATCGAAGCCCTCCGAGCCCTTGAATTATTAAGAGTTATCAGAAGATCATGACAATAAAAAACTCAGTTTTCGATTCAGCAGTTCTTGCGGAGTTAATTCTGACAATACATGTTTTAAAATAAATTCATTAATCGTTATATCTCCATAGAATCCATTGAAGGACATTGTCACTCAGTTTATCAGATTTGGATAGATTTGATTCTCACAAAATGCATGAGATCTATGATAAATGGCCAGATATAGCGGAGAAAAACTACCGCACAGAACTCGGACAGGTCAAT from Candidatus Nitrosotenuis aquarius encodes:
- a CDS encoding aminotransferase class I/II-fold pyridoxal phosphate-dependent enzyme — its product is MKISKKVAGVEYAIRDIVIAARQVEKQGKKITYLNIGDPIQYGFQPPTNVKEAMIRSINEGHNYYAQSEGLPELREEIALKEKAKGLSVSADDILVTNGVSEALDMVMSSIVEEGDEVLLPGPYYPPYASYVRLHGGKPVEFAVDLKNSTPDIDDIKSKITPKTVAICLISPNNPTGAVFSEKSLKQLVDIANEHDLYIICDEIYDQIVFDEKFTGIGKVSGDSPIILLNGFSKVHLMSGWRIGYIAFNHSPKLAPIRENLPKLARVRISTNLPVQYAALESLRGPQGYVSEFVSELKKRRDFVVKRLNSIPGLSCSNPKGAFYAFPKIEKNPYKSDQEFVMELLRKTGVLTVHGSGFGTKYGSGHFRIVFLPDINTLDFALNEIEKFCQ